One Pullulanibacillus sp. KACC 23026 DNA segment encodes these proteins:
- a CDS encoding FAD-dependent oxidoreductase, whose translation MYDVIIVGGGPAGQSAALFTSKAGKQTLVLDNGKGMTQRAYLKNHYGAEELEGNALLDVGRKQAEGFGTEFKEATVSKIEKTGESFTVETDAGESFEGRQVILATGANQALAEAIGVKTVPATEPRIKTVIDVDSEGRTNIEGIWACGTAGGVSVHTIITSGDGARVAVNLLSELNGERYVDHDMIKK comes from the coding sequence ATGTATGATGTCATTATTGTTGGGGGCGGTCCAGCTGGACAAAGTGCTGCCCTGTTTACTAGTAAAGCTGGAAAGCAAACACTGGTTTTAGATAACGGCAAAGGAATGACTCAACGTGCCTATTTGAAAAACCACTATGGTGCGGAGGAACTTGAAGGAAATGCTCTTCTTGACGTTGGCCGTAAGCAAGCTGAAGGCTTTGGAACCGAATTTAAAGAAGCTACGGTTAGCAAGATTGAGAAAACTGGTGAAAGCTTTACGGTTGAAACGGATGCTGGCGAAAGTTTTGAAGGTCGCCAGGTCATTCTTGCAACAGGCGCCAATCAAGCGCTCGCAGAAGCTATCGGTGTTAAAACCGTTCCTGCAACAGAACCGCGTATTAAAACGGTGATTGACGTTGATTCTGAGGGCCGCACCAACATTGAAGGGATTTGGGCATGCGGTACCGCTGGCGGCGTCAGTGTCCACACGATCATTACAAGCGGTGACGGGGCGCGTGTCGCGGTTAACCTGTTAAGTGAGCTCAATGGCGAACGCTATGTCGATCATGATATGATTAAAAAGTAA
- a CDS encoding response regulator transcription factor: protein MIRIVIAEDQRLLLGALSSLLNLEEDITVVGQAHNGEEAIDLIKRLNPDVCIMDIEMPLKSGLDVAEELKDSSCKFIILTTFARPGYFERAREAGVSGYLLKDSPSEELARSIRTIMEGRRIYAPELIDMAYGNTESPLTKREEEVIKLMADGKNTKEIAGELYLTNGTVRNYISVILDKLNVTNRIEAISRFKEKGWFK, encoded by the coding sequence ATGATTCGGATTGTTATAGCTGAGGATCAACGTCTTTTACTCGGGGCGCTTAGCTCGCTTTTGAATTTGGAAGAAGATATAACGGTAGTCGGCCAGGCGCATAACGGTGAAGAAGCGATCGATTTAATCAAACGTTTGAACCCAGATGTTTGTATTATGGATATTGAAATGCCCTTGAAGAGCGGGCTGGATGTAGCTGAAGAGTTAAAGGATTCCTCGTGTAAGTTTATTATATTAACTACGTTTGCAAGACCGGGCTATTTCGAACGTGCTCGAGAAGCTGGGGTAAGCGGGTATTTGCTGAAGGATAGCCCGAGTGAAGAACTTGCGCGTTCTATTCGTACCATAATGGAAGGCCGGCGGATTTATGCACCGGAACTTATTGATATGGCCTATGGGAATACAGAAAGTCCGTTAACGAAACGCGAAGAGGAAGTCATAAAACTTATGGCGGATGGAAAAAACACGAAGGAAATAGCCGGGGAACTCTATCTTACCAATGGAACGGTCCGAAATTATATTTCAGTGATCCTTGATAAGTTAAATGTGACGAACAGAATTGAAGCGATATCACGATTTAAGGAGAAGGGTTGGTTTAAATAA
- a CDS encoding fatty acid desaturase — MIQQKIKDLKKSVSPYAKTNTKISIRQLLNTLVPFFALWFLAYESLQFSYWLAIPIAICASGFVIRIFIIFHDCAHLAFFKNKQLNRIVGTITGIITLFPYEQWKHEHAIHHATSGNLDKRGTGDVWVMTVQEYLEASRWKKLSYRLYRNPFILFGLGPVFLYLVKSRFNRKGARQKEKWNTYLTNVAILALYILLIWLVGWKALLIIQLPILMVAGSLGIWLFYVQHQFEDSYFENEEEWDFVKAAVEGSSYYKLPLVLQWVTGNIGYHHVHHLIPRVPNYNLQKAHDATPELQHVTTITLKTSLQSIRFRLYDETNKTFVGFKEIKSLVNKTEMAQKPIKSFKPDVAHK; from the coding sequence ATGATCCAACAAAAAATTAAAGATTTGAAAAAAAGTGTCTCACCTTACGCCAAAACTAATACAAAAATAAGTATTCGACAATTATTAAATACTCTGGTTCCATTTTTTGCATTATGGTTTCTTGCTTATGAAAGTTTACAGTTCTCTTATTGGTTAGCGATACCGATTGCCATTTGTGCATCTGGGTTCGTGATCCGGATCTTTATTATTTTCCATGATTGTGCCCATTTAGCTTTCTTTAAGAACAAGCAATTAAATCGTATTGTAGGAACCATTACCGGAATCATCACGTTGTTTCCATACGAACAATGGAAACATGAACATGCGATCCACCATGCGACGAGCGGTAATTTAGACAAAAGAGGAACTGGTGATGTCTGGGTCATGACGGTTCAAGAATATCTGGAAGCTTCAAGATGGAAAAAACTTTCTTACCGTTTATATCGAAATCCCTTTATATTATTTGGATTAGGACCGGTTTTCCTCTATTTGGTTAAAAGTCGATTTAATCGCAAAGGGGCGCGCCAGAAAGAAAAATGGAATACCTATTTAACTAATGTTGCCATTTTAGCCCTTTACATCTTATTAATTTGGTTGGTTGGCTGGAAAGCTTTATTAATTATACAACTCCCCATTCTAATGGTCGCAGGTTCACTTGGCATATGGCTATTTTATGTCCAACACCAATTTGAAGATTCTTACTTTGAAAATGAAGAGGAATGGGACTTTGTGAAAGCGGCAGTTGAAGGCAGCTCTTATTATAAACTCCCATTAGTCTTGCAATGGGTGACTGGAAATATTGGTTACCACCATGTCCATCATTTAATCCCTAGAGTTCCTAATTATAATCTACAAAAAGCTCATGATGCGACGCCAGAACTTCAACACGTCACTACCATCACACTGAAAACAAGCCTTCAATCTATTCGTTTCCGTCTTTATGACGAAACCAATAAAACCTTTGTCGGCTTTAAAGAGATCAAAAGTTTGGTGAATAAAACTGAAATGGCTCAAAAACCAATTAAAAGTTTTAAACCGGATGTCGCCCACAAATAG
- a CDS encoding lactonase family protein, whose amino-acid sequence MTSNKQFVGYIGTYTKEGSKGIYKFTLDTETKKMSQVDLVATLDNPTYVTISQDNHYLYSVVKDGDLGGAAVYSINGETHTLELINKQLSEGASPCHISVKADKSQVVTANYHKGTVELYECKENGELNPASSIAKHEGSGPNAERQEKPHAHFAGFTPDEKFIVAIDLGIDQLVTYEVKEGKLSKVQALKVKPGSGPRHLAFHPNGKFAYIMTELSSEVIVLKFNSEDGSFTDVQYISTIPDEFTDNNQGSAIHLSADGRFVYAANRGHNSIAIFSVNQETGELTSVDRTSTEGNWPRDFRIDPTGAFLVASNEESGNLVLFARNEQNGTLEFLQSDVRVPKPVCVAFLHTV is encoded by the coding sequence ATGACAAGCAATAAGCAATTTGTTGGTTATATCGGTACGTATACCAAAGAGGGAAGCAAGGGGATTTATAAATTTACTCTTGATACAGAAACGAAAAAAATGAGTCAGGTTGATTTAGTTGCAACTTTGGACAACCCTACTTATGTCACCATTAGTCAAGATAATCACTATCTCTATTCTGTAGTAAAAGATGGCGACCTTGGCGGGGCTGCTGTTTATTCTATAAACGGTGAGACCCATACATTGGAGCTTATAAATAAACAGCTTTCAGAAGGGGCTTCCCCATGTCATATTAGTGTGAAGGCGGATAAGAGCCAAGTCGTAACGGCGAATTACCATAAAGGAACCGTTGAGTTATATGAATGCAAGGAAAACGGGGAATTGAACCCGGCTTCCTCCATCGCCAAACATGAAGGCTCTGGTCCGAATGCGGAACGTCAAGAAAAGCCGCACGCCCACTTTGCCGGTTTTACACCTGATGAAAAATTTATTGTCGCGATTGATTTAGGAATCGATCAGTTGGTTACATATGAGGTAAAGGAAGGTAAGTTATCAAAGGTACAGGCTTTGAAAGTGAAGCCTGGAAGCGGTCCAAGACATCTGGCCTTTCATCCTAATGGAAAATTCGCTTATATTATGACTGAGCTTAGTTCAGAGGTCATCGTACTAAAATTCAACTCTGAAGATGGCAGCTTTACTGACGTTCAATATATCTCTACTATTCCGGATGAGTTTACAGACAACAATCAAGGAAGCGCGATCCACCTCTCCGCAGATGGGCGCTTTGTTTACGCCGCCAATCGCGGGCATAACAGCATCGCGATCTTTAGTGTCAATCAAGAAACCGGAGAACTTACTTCCGTTGATCGGACTTCTACAGAAGGCAATTGGCCTCGTGATTTCCGGATTGACCCAACCGGTGCTTTCTTAGTTGCCTCTAACGAAGAATCCGGTAACCTTGTCTTATTTGCAAGAAATGAACAAAATGGAACCTTGGAATTCCTGCAATCCGATGTGCGCGTTCCTAAACCAGTGTGCGTCGCATTTTTGCATACCGTTTAA
- a CDS encoding TerD family protein, translated as MAVSLSKGQKVDLTKSNPGLTQLVVGLGWEANQLGGPTYDIDASAFLLGANGKVTTEQDFIFYNNREGGDGSVIYTGDNRTGMGHGDNEQILIDLQKVPVHIQRIAFTITIHDADIKQQNFGQVRQAYVRVADQQIQTDLLRYELGHDFKVETAIVAAEVYRHNGEWKFAAIGSGFDGGLGALCGNFGIEVEASSHSSARSYSSTARQLGGFQSEPQDRRAYPSGSNPGYGNQGNRYQPTNMGNSFGGTAPFQPHSYGAPHSNGYSDYVCQKCGSSDLRSGKKGFGIGKAAIGGLLLGPVGLLGGFIGGNKLKLTCNSCGYENEPNSGELARMTNDLKYKTMQLIRNNKTPEVLDAIVAGFALVATADGILDPAERQKVTEFVNQSEELRTFGPYQVLNRFDHFVNLINQDRYSGRAAAFRALGRARTKQGIGSLIVRYGIALGYADGYFAPEEKQVITEMCQELGLNPNDYLAA; from the coding sequence ATGGCTGTATCATTGAGCAAGGGGCAGAAGGTGGATCTAACCAAATCGAATCCAGGGTTAACCCAATTGGTAGTGGGCTTAGGTTGGGAAGCGAACCAGCTGGGGGGACCAACCTACGACATCGATGCCTCCGCCTTTTTATTAGGGGCGAATGGAAAAGTAACCACTGAACAGGATTTTATTTTCTACAATAATCGTGAGGGTGGAGACGGTTCCGTCATTTATACCGGTGACAACCGAACAGGTATGGGGCATGGGGATAATGAGCAAATTTTAATTGATTTACAAAAAGTCCCCGTTCACATTCAGAGGATTGCCTTTACGATTACCATTCATGATGCGGATATTAAGCAACAAAACTTTGGGCAGGTTCGACAGGCTTATGTTCGGGTGGCTGATCAGCAGATCCAAACAGATTTGTTAAGATATGAGCTAGGTCATGATTTCAAAGTAGAAACGGCCATTGTTGCAGCCGAAGTGTACCGACACAATGGAGAGTGGAAGTTTGCCGCTATTGGCAGTGGATTTGATGGAGGGCTTGGTGCTTTATGTGGGAATTTCGGAATTGAGGTAGAGGCCTCATCTCATTCATCTGCTCGTTCTTATTCATCGACTGCACGACAACTAGGTGGTTTTCAGTCAGAACCGCAGGATAGGAGAGCCTATCCGTCCGGCTCAAATCCTGGTTATGGAAATCAAGGAAATCGTTATCAACCAACTAATATGGGGAATTCATTTGGAGGAACAGCGCCATTTCAACCCCATTCTTATGGAGCCCCCCACTCTAACGGCTATTCAGATTATGTCTGTCAAAAGTGTGGTTCTTCGGATCTTCGCTCTGGGAAGAAGGGGTTTGGGATCGGAAAAGCAGCAATTGGCGGTTTATTACTTGGTCCGGTTGGTTTATTAGGTGGTTTTATTGGCGGGAATAAGCTTAAGCTCACCTGTAATTCGTGCGGGTATGAGAATGAGCCTAATTCCGGTGAACTTGCGAGAATGACAAATGATTTAAAATATAAGACCATGCAACTCATTAGAAATAATAAAACACCAGAAGTGTTAGATGCGATTGTGGCCGGTTTTGCTCTAGTAGCAACAGCGGATGGTATTTTGGACCCAGCAGAGAGACAAAAAGTGACTGAATTTGTGAATCAAAGCGAAGAATTACGCACTTTTGGTCCCTATCAAGTGCTGAATCGGTTTGATCACTTTGTGAATTTAATCAATCAGGATCGTTATAGCGGAAGAGCGGCCGCTTTTCGTGCGCTTGGAAGAGCTAGAACAAAACAGGGGATTGGAAGTTTAATTGTTCGCTATGGCATTGCCCTAGGTTATGCGGATGGCTATTTTGCCCCTGAAGAAAAACAAGTGATCACCGAAATGTGCCAAGAACTCGGACTAAATCCGAATGACTATTTGGCAGCATGA
- a CDS encoding ATP-grasp domain-containing protein → MALRIWFNRWFSTVSHYIEMIRDNPDGQSFVIYGSHPNPDSVYLKYCDVAETEPDIKGESYLRYCLEFCLKHGIDLFIPRKENVLIAQHIEDFKAIGVKVLVCPDGELMNLMDDKAAMYRSIEDKQLEGKTIVPIPAYRVVNTAKDFQKAYGELKAEGNRVCIKPVVGEGASGFRIIDDSADTISFLFSTSFTQKISYETAYHILQQQETFPDLMVLEYLEGYEYSIDCLSDEKGSLQVAIPRKKGVGRIREIEDNKELLNIANQLAAEYKIPFVYNIQVKYKEGVPKLLEINPRMSGGLHISCLSGINIPYYAIRLLLDGQISPLKPVFGLKATHLEQSIIL, encoded by the coding sequence ATGGCGCTTAGAATTTGGTTTAATCGGTGGTTTTCAACGGTTTCGCATTACATTGAGATGATACGGGATAACCCAGATGGGCAGTCTTTTGTGATTTATGGCTCTCACCCGAACCCGGATAGCGTCTATTTAAAATATTGTGATGTGGCAGAAACGGAGCCCGATATAAAAGGAGAAAGCTATCTCCGTTACTGTTTAGAGTTTTGTTTGAAACATGGCATTGACTTATTTATACCACGAAAGGAAAATGTGTTAATCGCCCAGCATATTGAGGATTTTAAAGCCATTGGAGTAAAGGTATTGGTTTGCCCAGATGGAGAGTTAATGAACCTAATGGATGATAAGGCGGCGATGTATCGTTCAATAGAGGACAAGCAGCTTGAAGGGAAAACAATTGTACCGATTCCGGCCTATCGGGTTGTCAATACAGCTAAAGATTTTCAAAAAGCCTATGGCGAATTAAAAGCAGAAGGAAATCGAGTGTGTATCAAACCAGTGGTAGGAGAAGGAGCAAGCGGTTTTCGAATTATCGATGATTCAGCGGATACGATTTCCTTTTTGTTTTCCACATCCTTTACACAGAAAATTTCCTATGAAACAGCTTATCATATTTTGCAGCAGCAGGAGACTTTTCCAGATCTCATGGTACTTGAATATTTAGAGGGCTATGAGTATAGCATCGATTGCCTAAGTGATGAAAAAGGGTCTCTTCAAGTGGCCATTCCCCGTAAAAAAGGCGTTGGCCGAATTCGAGAAATAGAAGATAATAAAGAATTGCTTAACATAGCCAATCAGCTTGCGGCAGAATACAAAATTCCTTTTGTGTATAATATTCAAGTTAAATACAAAGAAGGGGTCCCAAAGCTGCTCGAAATTAACCCTCGAATGAGCGGCGGGTTGCATATCAGTTGTTTATCTGGCATTAATATTCCATATTATGCGATCCGATTATTATTAGATGGTCAAATCTCACCGCTAAAACCAGTCTTCGGTCTGAAAGCTACGCATCTGGAACAGTCGATTATTCTTTAG
- a CDS encoding sensor histidine kinase: MRNWFHIIPKNTGLSIYVWIIFCILPFYFIMRSLSLLDICFGVLLVFLFYITNRLSFNSKTGFVYLWVSIQMAISLFMTIYFSYIYFGLFLAFFIGKIQHKGGFLSLYIVHLCTTIVAITFGFFFETKLYTSQLPFVIISIIGIILLPINMRNREKREKLEVQLEDANKKLSQLMVMEERQRIARDLHDTLGQKLSLIGLKSDLAQRLIKVNPDSAKIELRDINQTARTALKEVREMVTNMRAVKLKDELIKVKQILDAANIDVKIEGSADLKGIPLFVENILSMCLKEAVTNIVKHSQATRCRIKITSSQDDVKIEIHDNGKGFSDHNETHKGHGIAGMKERLEFVNGILDYNSLDGTLVTINVPNVRHPNLKGDQL; the protein is encoded by the coding sequence ATGCGAAATTGGTTTCATATTATCCCAAAAAATACGGGTCTTAGTATTTACGTCTGGATTATTTTCTGTATTCTCCCCTTTTATTTTATAATGAGATCGTTGTCCCTTCTCGATATTTGTTTTGGAGTTCTTTTGGTCTTTCTATTCTATATCACCAATCGTTTATCGTTTAATTCAAAGACCGGATTCGTCTATTTATGGGTCAGCATCCAGATGGCTATTAGCTTATTTATGACGATTTATTTTTCTTACATTTATTTCGGACTTTTTTTAGCCTTTTTTATAGGTAAAATCCAGCATAAGGGCGGCTTTCTTTCATTATATATTGTTCATCTTTGCACAACCATTGTTGCCATTACCTTTGGATTTTTCTTTGAAACGAAGCTGTATACCTCTCAGCTTCCCTTTGTCATTATAAGTATCATTGGCATTATTCTTCTGCCGATTAACATGCGTAACCGAGAAAAGCGTGAAAAATTAGAGGTTCAGCTTGAAGATGCCAATAAAAAGCTCTCGCAACTTATGGTTATGGAAGAGCGGCAAAGAATTGCACGGGATTTGCATGACACATTAGGGCAAAAACTCTCGTTGATTGGTCTAAAAAGCGATCTCGCTCAAAGATTAATTAAAGTGAACCCTGATTCTGCCAAAATCGAATTAAGGGATATCAATCAAACTGCTCGAACGGCTTTAAAAGAAGTCCGTGAAATGGTAACTAATATGAGAGCTGTCAAACTAAAGGATGAACTTATTAAGGTTAAACAGATCTTAGATGCGGCTAACATTGATGTGAAAATCGAAGGGTCTGCTGACCTAAAGGGAATACCACTCTTCGTCGAAAATATTTTATCCATGTGCCTAAAAGAGGCCGTGACAAACATCGTTAAGCACAGCCAAGCCACTCGTTGCCGGATTAAGATTACTTCCTCTCAGGATGACGTTAAAATTGAAATTCATGATAACGGCAAAGGATTTTCTGATCACAACGAAACTCATAAAGGCCATGGTATTGCGGGGATGAAAGAACGGCTTGAATTTGTGAATGGCATTTTGGACTACAACTCATTAGATGGCACACTTGTTACAATTAACGTCCCTAATGTCAGACACCCTAACTTAAAAGGAGATCAATTATGA
- a CDS encoding aldehyde dehydrogenase family protein, which produces MSEKPIVIEAIINGKKIKTEKQEPRENPAHPSEIVGYAPVNTREETIQAIDAAYDAFPSWAQTPVKDRVLRMRKAIQKIKDNIPDLSKLLSREHGKALYDAEGEFAVSLMWMEFACDNVEEVLKDEIQEHDGGKTIIARDAIGVVSAITPWNYPISLSTIKIAPALLTGNTMVLKPSPLAPLTVSKVAELIADEFPPGVLNLVHGEADVGVELTSNEKVSKIAFTGGTNTAKHIMKAASDTIKHMTLELGGNDAALVLEDIDVNDERAMRRMVISNFLTAGQICMIAKRIYVHRAIYDQFVEKYIEAANKWIRVGDPFDKNTTIGPVNNKKQMDYVQSLVDDAASKGAKVVKLGTVLIDEQTFKEGYYMQPTLVLGADYDSPIVVEEQFGPTVPILPFDNDEHALDLANGSIYGLTSSVWGEEEHCLKIARRVQAGTTMINTAAVQGLDVRFPFGGVKQSGMGREYGKEGLLTYTETHVINNPKMKELPYIPE; this is translated from the coding sequence ATGTCAGAAAAACCAATTGTGATCGAAGCCATCATTAATGGAAAAAAGATCAAAACGGAAAAACAAGAACCGCGTGAAAATCCGGCTCATCCAAGTGAGATTGTCGGATATGCCCCTGTAAATACTCGTGAAGAAACGATTCAGGCGATTGATGCCGCTTATGACGCTTTTCCTTCGTGGGCTCAAACACCGGTTAAAGATCGGGTCTTACGCATGAGAAAGGCCATCCAAAAAATTAAAGATAATATCCCCGATCTTTCCAAATTGCTTTCAAGAGAACATGGTAAGGCCCTCTATGATGCGGAAGGGGAATTCGCTGTTTCTTTAATGTGGATGGAGTTTGCTTGTGACAATGTGGAAGAAGTTCTAAAAGACGAGATCCAAGAACATGATGGCGGGAAAACGATTATCGCACGAGATGCCATTGGCGTCGTGTCAGCCATTACCCCTTGGAACTATCCGATTTCTTTATCCACAATTAAAATAGCGCCTGCCCTGTTGACAGGGAATACAATGGTCCTTAAACCAAGTCCGCTTGCTCCATTGACTGTTAGTAAGGTGGCCGAACTAATAGCGGATGAATTTCCTCCAGGTGTGCTCAACCTTGTTCATGGGGAGGCCGATGTAGGAGTAGAGCTGACTTCTAACGAAAAAGTGTCTAAAATTGCCTTTACAGGGGGTACGAATACGGCCAAGCATATCATGAAAGCCGCTTCGGATACGATTAAGCATATGACACTTGAACTAGGTGGTAATGACGCAGCCCTTGTTCTTGAGGATATTGATGTTAATGATGAACGCGCCATGCGTCGGATGGTCATTTCTAATTTCTTAACGGCTGGCCAAATATGTATGATTGCGAAGAGGATTTATGTTCATCGTGCGATCTATGATCAATTTGTTGAAAAGTACATAGAAGCTGCGAATAAATGGATTCGAGTGGGGGACCCATTTGATAAAAATACGACCATTGGCCCCGTAAATAACAAAAAACAAATGGACTATGTCCAAAGCCTAGTGGATGATGCCGCAAGTAAAGGGGCTAAGGTCGTCAAGCTTGGAACGGTGTTAATTGATGAACAGACATTTAAGGAAGGCTATTACATGCAGCCGACCCTTGTTCTTGGTGCCGATTACGATAGCCCTATTGTCGTTGAAGAACAATTTGGTCCAACTGTTCCCATTTTGCCTTTTGATAATGATGAGCATGCTCTGGACTTGGCTAATGGCAGTATCTATGGCCTAACCAGCTCTGTCTGGGGAGAGGAAGAACACTGTCTCAAAATTGCCAGACGTGTCCAAGCTGGAACAACCATGATCAATACAGCAGCGGTTCAGGGCCTAGACGTCCGCTTCCCATTTGGCGGTGTCAAACAATCCGGAATGGGCAGAGAATACGGAAAAGAAGGCCTCCTAACCTACACCGAAACCCACGTCATCAACAACCCCAAAATGAAAGAACTACCGTATATTCCAGAGTGA
- a CDS encoding LLM class flavin-dependent oxidoreductase, whose protein sequence is MKLSILDQSPVYTGMSAEEALQASLNLAQLGEKYGYTRFWLTEHHDIDGLASTAPEVLLAFIGAQTSRIRLGSGAVLLPHYKPYKVAEVFHTLATLFPGRIDLGIGRAPGGSAEVTMALNDNFMQKVYEMPDRLEEVLHLIHNDFPEEHPYSKINALPLPNIPPEPWLLGTSKKSARLAARNGMAYAFGQFMSDEDGDNILQTYLNEFLPKGNMEKPMALITVNVVCSESAEEAKDIVLRQGLWQILRTYRSKPSFPTHNEYTNYRFNEKERSIVDSILNKTIYGTPEEVINVLTKLANQTSVSEVMISTYASSLEERIKSYQLIGQALK, encoded by the coding sequence TTGAAGTTAAGCATTTTGGATCAATCGCCCGTATACACAGGAATGTCGGCAGAAGAAGCGCTGCAAGCTTCGTTAAATCTCGCACAGTTAGGAGAAAAGTATGGCTATACGCGGTTTTGGTTAACTGAGCACCATGACATAGATGGACTTGCTTCTACTGCACCGGAAGTTCTGTTAGCCTTTATTGGGGCACAAACCTCACGAATACGGCTTGGCTCGGGTGCCGTTTTGCTTCCGCATTATAAGCCATATAAAGTAGCAGAGGTGTTTCATACATTGGCAACACTCTTCCCGGGACGGATTGATCTAGGGATCGGCCGGGCACCTGGGGGGTCAGCGGAGGTAACGATGGCTTTAAATGACAATTTCATGCAAAAAGTCTATGAAATGCCTGACCGATTAGAGGAAGTCCTTCACCTTATACATAATGATTTCCCTGAAGAGCATCCTTATTCAAAAATTAATGCCTTACCGCTTCCCAACATTCCTCCTGAACCTTGGCTCCTTGGTACAAGTAAAAAAAGTGCACGTCTCGCTGCCCGGAATGGAATGGCTTATGCCTTTGGCCAGTTTATGAGCGATGAAGATGGGGACAACATCCTTCAAACGTATCTGAATGAATTTTTGCCAAAAGGAAATATGGAAAAGCCCATGGCCCTTATCACGGTCAACGTCGTCTGTTCCGAATCGGCAGAAGAGGCTAAAGACATCGTTTTGCGACAGGGACTTTGGCAAATCCTAAGAACATATAGAAGTAAGCCTTCTTTCCCAACTCATAACGAATACACCAATTATCGTTTTAATGAAAAAGAACGATCGATCGTGGATAGCATCTTGAATAAAACAATTTATGGCACTCCAGAAGAAGTCATAAACGTTCTCACTAAATTAGCCAATCAAACCTCCGTATCAGAAGTGATGATCTCGACATACGCCTCCTCACTAGAAGAACGCATTAAATCCTACCAATTAATCGGGCAAGCACTCAAGTGA